Genomic segment of Chitinophaga varians:
TATAGCATATGCAACGTCATTCAGCACTAATACCCTTATCGCATGAGCATAAGCGGCTGTTATTTGTATGCCGCTATCTGAAAAGAGATGCGGCGCCCTATGAAGGTTTTCCGCTGGAAACACAGGCCCGGTTTGAATATATGGTGAAGGTGTTCCAGGAACTGATGGTGCCGCACATTCAGAAAGAAGAATACCTCTTTGAGAAATGCAGCGGCCACGATCCCCGGGTGGACGCACTGATCGCAGAGCTGCAGGCAGAACACCGGCTGATCTCCGGTATGTACAGCGCTATTACAGAAAGTACCAGCCTGGAAGAAGACATGGACAAAATAGCGGTCAGCCTGGAAGCGCATATACGCAAAGAGGAAAGGGTGTTTTTTGAACTGGTCCAGGACGTACTGCCCCATCTGCTGGAAAATATCCGGTGGGATAACTAAAAGTTTTCTATCTTGCTTATACGAACAATGAGTAGTTTCCGTTGCCGGCACTGCCATCGCGGAAATCGGACCCTGTACCTGTGCACCTTGGTAGCAGTTATTTGTAGTAGTTTTATCCCTATCGTACCAGAACCTTGCATTATCCATTTTTTGTTGAGCTGACAAACCATCCAATCGGTTTTATGCGAAAGGTTTTTGCATATTGTATAATCACTTGTCTGGTCGTCGCCTCCCGGGCTTTTGCCGGTGCAGGGGAAGATGGCCTGGACCGTTATGACCTGCTGGGTCCGGAAGACCGGCTCACGGCATCTTTTACTTATCTCGAAGGAAAGGTGGTGCTGAACAATGGTGCCGTACTGTCTGTGCCGGAGGGGTATCGTTTTCTCAACGCGGTACAGGGCCGGACATTGGTAGAGCGCCTTTGGGGGAACCCGCAGAACCCCGGATTCCTGGGCCTGTTGCTGCCTAAACCCGGCAGCCGGACAGCAAACGATCTCTTTGGTATCGAAATATCGATGGATGAATCAGGGTACCTGAGTCAGTCCGAAGCGCGGCAGCTTAATTACAATATATTGATGCAAAAAATGCAACAGCGCCTGGCACAGGATAATAACTGGCGCAGCAGAAGAGGCCTTAATGCGGTTACAGACATGCATTGGGCCTTACCGCCTGTTTACCATGAATCTGATAATACCCTGCAACTGGCCCGTATCTTGCAATTGGGCAAAAATACCGCCGTCCTTAATTATGAACTGAGAATGCTTACCCGTTCCGGCGCGCTGTGTCTGACTGCCGTGGCACCTATCGGTCAGCTGGAACAGTTGCAGGCGCTGATGCCGGCGATGGGTGCCCGGGTGCACCTGCCGATAGGGCAGCGGTACCTGGATTTCAATCCCCATACCGACCGGCTGGCCGCGTGGACCGAAAAGATGCGCAGAATGGGCGAGATCCTTGATGCCCATCATTTCTTTCAGGGGCTGCTTAATACGTGGCTGTTCGTAGCCGTGTCCCTGTTGATGGTTTTGTTTATATATATAATGCAATACGTCCATCGCCGCCGCGAAATGCCTAAGCAGCTTTTCCGGGTAGATGAGCGACTGAATTAAAATTCCCACTACTATAAACTTCCCCCTTAAGGAAATTTCCTGCCTTGCTTTCCCTTTTTGTTTGCCCTTTAGGGAGATGCCTGCCGCACCTTTGGACTTCTTCTATATGCTTGTGTTTGCTATTTTGTACCGTTCTTCCGGCCTTTTTAACCGCTTGTACCCCTAATATACCTTCGGCACTTCCCTGGTTTCCGGGCTGAAACATTTCCTTTTCCGGGTCGTCTTCTTATTGTTCCTGTCACTTATTACCGCTCGTCCCTGTTTACAGACCGTTCGTGTAAAGATTTGGTACTATGTATTACATGGTACATACCTTTACAATGTAGTTGATGATCTACTGTAGTTGATAAACTACTGTAGTATATTAACCAAGGTTCTTTAAGAAGGAATTCATGAGAAAACCGACTGAGCAGTAACCAGGAACGATCTAAAATCTAAAAAACCAAAAAATTCTAAATCCGCCCTTATATGAGATCAATTTTGACAGCGTTTGCATTAACAGCAGGAATGATAAGCGCAGCGTTAACTTCCCAGGCACAAAACGGACCTAAAATAGCCGGTAAAGTCATCCGCACCGGCGACCAACCAGTTGAATTTGCCACCGTAACCCTCTTAAAGGCCGGCGACTCTTCTCTTGTAAAAGGAGCTATCGCAGACATCAATGGTAAATATGAATTTGAACAGATAAAACAAGGTAAATACCTGATCGCGGCAGCAGCTGTAGGAATGAACAAAGCATACAGCAAGCCCTTTGAAGTGGGCACCACCGGCGTGACCGTCCCCGCTCTGGCCATGGATGCGGCTTCCAAAAGCCTGAAAGCAGTGGATGTTACCGCCCGCAAGCCTTTCGTTGAACAGAAAGCCGATAAAATGGTGGTGAACGTGGAAAGCAGCATCACCGCCGCCGGTGGTAACGCCATGGAAGTACTGGAGAAATCACCTACCATCAATGTAGATAAAGACGGTAACATCTCCATGAAGGGAAAAGGCGGCGTTATCATCATGATCGATGGTAAACCAACCAATATGTCTTCCCAGGAAGTGACAGAACTGCTGAAAAGCATGCCTGCTTCCAACGTAGAACAAATAGAACTGATTGCCAATCCTTCCGCCAAATATGATGCTGCCGGTAATGCGGGCATCATCAACCTGAAACTGAAAAAGAACAAGAACTACGGCACCAACGGTAACGTGAGCCTGGCAGTGGCACAGGGCCTCAGGCCCCGTGGTAACGGTGGCATCAACCTGAACCACCGTAACGAAAACATGAACCTGTTCGGTTCCTATAACTACAGCCACCGCGAATCAGAACAAAACCTGGGCGTGTACCGTACGATGACCAACGACGGCCATTACCAGGTATTTGATCAGAATAATATCGACAGATATAAATCAGACTATCATGCTGCCAAAGTGGGAATGGATTATTTCATCTCCAAAAAACATACAATCGGTGTGATGGCAGACCTGGCACTCCGCGATCGTAACAGCCCGGCTGAGGCCTTCACCAAAATAGGCAACGGTTCCATCGTCGATTCTATCCTGCGTACTAATTCCACTGACAAAGGCAGGTGGCAGCGCGGCGCTTACAACGTGAACTACCGCGGTATCCTGGATTCTACCGGTAAAGAACTGAACATTGACCTGGACTATGCCCGCAACACCAACAAACAAACGTCATCCATCTTTGCAGTAAGCCGCGATGGCGCTGACAAAGGCATACTGGGCAGCGATACTTCCCGCAACAATCAGCCTTCCAGCATTGAAATCAAAACCGCAAAAATAGATTACGTACATCCGTTGAAAGGCGGCGCCAAACTGGAAGCCGGTCTGAAAACCAGCTTCGTGACCACCGACAACGACGCCCGTTTTGATTCCCTGCGCGTGGGCAACTGGATAAAAGATGAAAACCGTTCCAATCACTTTATCTATAAAGAAAACATCAATGCCGCTTATGTGAATTTCAGCAAACAGTTCAAAAAAGTACACGTACAGGTAGGGCTGCGCGGCGAGCAAACCCACATCAATGGCTATTCTGAATCAACACAAAAAGAACAGCTTAAAATAGTGAAAAATGATTCCAGCTATTTTAACCTGTTCCCCAGCGCTGCATTGACTTATGAGCTCAACAAGAACAACACGTTCGGACTGACGTACAGCCGTCGTATCCAGCGCCCGGACTATGAAGAGCTGAACCCGTTCGAGTCTTACCTCGACCGCTATACGAAACAAGCCGGTAACCCATACCTGCGGCCACAGTATTCCAACGCCTTTGAACTGACGCACACTTTTAAGGAATTCCTGATCACCTCACTGGGGTATACCCATACCAAAGATATGATGACAAGAATCCTGGAAGCAGCGGTGGACCCTGCCAGCGGAGATACTTCAGCCATCCGTTACCGTTACCAGAATGTGGCAAAGGCCGACAACTTCAGCCTGAACGTGTCAGTACCCGTTCCCATCACCAAATGGTGGACATCCTTTACAACAGCATCTCTCTTGTATAATATGTATGAAACAGTGGTAGACAAAAATAACGTGAAACTCTCTTCCTTCGGTTTCTTTGGCCGTACACAACAGACTTTCACCCTCGCTAAAAACACCACTGCGGAACTTACATTCCTTTATGTAGCGCCACAGGTACTGGAAGAAGGCCTGTTCAAAATGAAATCCATGTACTCCCTTGACCTGGGCTTACAACAGAAAGTAATGAAAGGTAAAGGAACGCTGAAACTGAGTGTGGCCGACATTTTCAATACGCAATACTTCCGTGGTTCATTTGACAATGCCGGCAGGACCACCGCGCTGGTCAGCAGAAACGATGTACGTCAGGTACGCCTTTCCTTCAACTACCGCTTCGGTAACAGCAACGTGAAAGCTGCCCGTACCCGTGAGACAGGCCTGGAAGCAGAACAGAACCGCGTTAAACAGGGAGGAAACTAAAGATGGTTTTTTAGATATATAAGGATGGAAAAACGCGGCCCTTTTCGCCGGGGCTGCGTTTCTCTCCCACCTTAGAATAGCTGTTCGTCACAAAAAAGAGGAGTTTGGTGGAATTTAAAACAGGAAAAGCTGCCATCCCGATAACTTGGACCAAAAATCAGAAAATTCTAATCTACCCTCGTATGAAATCAATTTTGACAGCGTTTGCATTAACAGCAGGAATGGTAAGCGCCGCATTCACTTCCCAGGCACAAAACGGACCTAAAGTGGCCGGTAAAGTTGTCCGCGCCGGCGAACAGCCTGTGGAATTCGCTACCATTACGCTTTTAAAAGCCGGCGACTCCTCCCTTGTAAAAGGTGCTATTGCAGATATCAACGGGAAATATGAATTTGAACAGATAAAACAAGGCAGGTACCTCATCGCGGCAGCAGCCGTAGGCATGAACAAAGCTTACAGCAAACCCTTTGAGCTGGGCGCTGCCGGCGTAACGGTCCCTGCGCTCTCCATGGAAGCTGCTTCCAAAAGCCTGAAAGCAGTAGACGTTACCGCCCGCAAGCCCTTTATAGAACAGAAAAACGATAGGATGGTGGTGAACGTGGAAAGCAGCATCACTGCCGCCGGCGGTACCGCCATGGAGGTACTGGAGAAATCACCTACCATCAACGTAGACAAGGACGGTAACATTTCCATGAAAGGAAAAGGCGGCGTAGTAATCATGATTGATGGCAAACCCACTAATATGACCTCACAGGATGTGGCAGAACTACTGAAAAGCATGCCCGCGTCCAACCTGGAACAAATAGAGCTCATCGCCAATCCTTCCGCCAAATACGATGCTGCCGGTAATGCCGGGATCATCAACCTGAAATTGAAAAAGAATAAAAACTACGGAACCAACGGCAATCTGAACCTGGGCGTCTCCCAGGGCGAGAGAAGCCGTGCCAATGGCGGACTTAACCTGAACCATCGCAACGAAAAGGTAAACATCTTCGGTTCCTATAACTATAATCATCGGGATCAGAACCAGTGGCTGGGATTATACCGTACCATGACCAATGAAGGCCACTATCAGGTATTTGACCAGCAAACCAGCACGGACCAGAAATCTGATTATCAGGCAGGCAAACTGGGCGTGGATTATTTCATCTCCAAAAATCATACACTTGGTGTAATGGCAGACCTGAGCCGCCGCGACCGCCTGATGCCCAGCGAGGCTGTGACCATGATGGGCAACGGCAGCCGGCTAGACTCTGTGTTGCATACCAATACCGAAGAAAATGCAAGATGGGACCGTGGTGCCTACAACCTGAACTACCGCGGTATTCTTGATTCTACCGGTAAAGAGTTGAACGTTGACCTGGACTATGCGCGGATGACCCAGAAAGTCAACGCTTCCATATTGGCCTTCACCCGCGACGGCGCTGACAAAGCGTTGCTTAACAGCGATACGTCCCGCAACGGCCAGCCTTCCAGCATCGATATTAAATCTGCAAAAATTGATTATGCGCACCCCTTGAAAGGCGGTGCCAAACTGGAAGCCGGCGCTAAAATCAGCTTCGTGACCACTGACAATGATGCCCGCTTCGACTCTCTGCGTACCGGCAACTGGATAAAAGATGAACGCCGCTCCAACCACTTTATTTATAAGGAGAACATCAACGCTGCTTATATCAACTTTAATAAGCAGTTCAAAAAGGTATATGTACAGGTGGGACTTCGTGGCGAACAAACCCATATCAATGGTAACTCCACATTTACAAAAGACCAGCAGATGCAGGTGATCAAAAACGACTCCAGTTACTTCAACCTTTTTCCCAGCGCGGCCGTGAATTATCAGTTGAACAAGAACAATACCCTGGGCCTGACGTACAGCCGCCGTATTCAGCGTCCGGATTACGAAGAGCTGAATCCGTTTGAGTTCTACCTGGACCGTTATACAAAAATAACCGGTAACCCGGGCCTGAAGCCGCAGTATTCCAACGCTTTTGAGGTTACGCATACATTTAAGTCGTTTCTGACTACATCATTGGCATATACGCATACAAAAGACATGATGACCAAGATCCTGGAAGCAGCGGTAGATCAGGCCAGCGGGGATACCACGGCTATACGTTACAGGTATCAGAACGTAGCCAGGGCGGATGTTTTCAACCTGAACATCTCTGCACCGGTACCTGTCACCAAATGGTGGACGTCTTTCACCACGGTGTCCCTTACCTACAATATGTACGAAACTGTGATCGATAAAAACAACGTGAAGTTGTCATCAGTCGGTTTCTTTGGACGCACCCAACAGACTTTCACCCTTACAAAAGACCTGAGCGCAGAAGCTGTTTTCTTCTATGTTTCTCCACAGGTAGCTGATGAAGGGCTGTTCAAAATGAAAGCCATGTATGGCCTGGACCTCGGTGTGCAGCAGAAAGTGCTGAAAGGTAAAGGTTCTGTAAAGCTGGGCGTGACTGATGTTTTCAGGACGAGTTATTTCCGTGGCTATTTCGAGAACCTGGGCCGCACCACTTCTGTATCAAATACATGGGATTCACGGCAGGTACGGCTTTCGTTCAACTATCGCTTCGGTAATAATAACGTCAAGGCCGCCCGTAATCGTCAAACCGGCCTGGAAGCAGAACAAAACCGTGTTAAAGGAGGAAACTAAAGATGGTTTTTTAGGTATATATAAGGATGGATAACGCGGCCCTTTTCGTCAGGGCTGCGTTTTTTACCCAGGTTGCCTGGAAATCGTGTTTCGTCACAAAAAAACAGGGTTTGGTGGATTTTAAAACCGAAAAAGCCGGCTTCCCGGTAATTTTATAAAAAAATTTTAAAGAAAACATTATAGGTGTATATCTATATAAAATATTTATAATTAGATATTTAGATATGTTTTTCCCAAAGGGCTTTAGTATCAGTCGTAAAAAAACTCTAAAGAACGGCCTTAACGCGTGCAACCTTTTTTACAATCATTGTCTTTATAATGAAAGCATCAGCCAATAACTTGAATCAGACGCAAATAGACGGGAATGTAATAGACCGCTGCAAAAGAGGGGATGTTCGCGCATTTCGCGAACTGTATAATGCTTATGCGGCTGCCATGTACAACATCTGTTTGCGTATGACGGGTAATGTCAGTGATGCGGAAGACACCTTA
This window contains:
- a CDS encoding outer membrane beta-barrel family protein, with the protein product MRSILTAFALTAGMISAALTSQAQNGPKIAGKVIRTGDQPVEFATVTLLKAGDSSLVKGAIADINGKYEFEQIKQGKYLIAAAAVGMNKAYSKPFEVGTTGVTVPALAMDAASKSLKAVDVTARKPFVEQKADKMVVNVESSITAAGGNAMEVLEKSPTINVDKDGNISMKGKGGVIIMIDGKPTNMSSQEVTELLKSMPASNVEQIELIANPSAKYDAAGNAGIINLKLKKNKNYGTNGNVSLAVAQGLRPRGNGGINLNHRNENMNLFGSYNYSHRESEQNLGVYRTMTNDGHYQVFDQNNIDRYKSDYHAAKVGMDYFISKKHTIGVMADLALRDRNSPAEAFTKIGNGSIVDSILRTNSTDKGRWQRGAYNVNYRGILDSTGKELNIDLDYARNTNKQTSSIFAVSRDGADKGILGSDTSRNNQPSSIEIKTAKIDYVHPLKGGAKLEAGLKTSFVTTDNDARFDSLRVGNWIKDENRSNHFIYKENINAAYVNFSKQFKKVHVQVGLRGEQTHINGYSESTQKEQLKIVKNDSSYFNLFPSAALTYELNKNNTFGLTYSRRIQRPDYEELNPFESYLDRYTKQAGNPYLRPQYSNAFELTHTFKEFLITSLGYTHTKDMMTRILEAAVDPASGDTSAIRYRYQNVAKADNFSLNVSVPVPITKWWTSFTTASLLYNMYETVVDKNNVKLSSFGFFGRTQQTFTLAKNTTAELTFLYVAPQVLEEGLFKMKSMYSLDLGLQQKVMKGKGTLKLSVADIFNTQYFRGSFDNAGRTTALVSRNDVRQVRLSFNYRFGNSNVKAARTRETGLEAEQNRVKQGGN
- a CDS encoding TonB-dependent receptor domain-containing protein yields the protein MKSILTAFALTAGMVSAAFTSQAQNGPKVAGKVVRAGEQPVEFATITLLKAGDSSLVKGAIADINGKYEFEQIKQGRYLIAAAAVGMNKAYSKPFELGAAGVTVPALSMEAASKSLKAVDVTARKPFIEQKNDRMVVNVESSITAAGGTAMEVLEKSPTINVDKDGNISMKGKGGVVIMIDGKPTNMTSQDVAELLKSMPASNLEQIELIANPSAKYDAAGNAGIINLKLKKNKNYGTNGNLNLGVSQGERSRANGGLNLNHRNEKVNIFGSYNYNHRDQNQWLGLYRTMTNEGHYQVFDQQTSTDQKSDYQAGKLGVDYFISKNHTLGVMADLSRRDRLMPSEAVTMMGNGSRLDSVLHTNTEENARWDRGAYNLNYRGILDSTGKELNVDLDYARMTQKVNASILAFTRDGADKALLNSDTSRNGQPSSIDIKSAKIDYAHPLKGGAKLEAGAKISFVTTDNDARFDSLRTGNWIKDERRSNHFIYKENINAAYINFNKQFKKVYVQVGLRGEQTHINGNSTFTKDQQMQVIKNDSSYFNLFPSAAVNYQLNKNNTLGLTYSRRIQRPDYEELNPFEFYLDRYTKITGNPGLKPQYSNAFEVTHTFKSFLTTSLAYTHTKDMMTKILEAAVDQASGDTTAIRYRYQNVARADVFNLNISAPVPVTKWWTSFTTVSLTYNMYETVIDKNNVKLSSVGFFGRTQQTFTLTKDLSAEAVFFYVSPQVADEGLFKMKAMYGLDLGVQQKVLKGKGSVKLGVTDVFRTSYFRGYFENLGRTTSVSNTWDSRQVRLSFNYRFGNNNVKAARNRQTGLEAEQNRVKGGN
- a CDS encoding hemerythrin domain-containing protein encodes the protein MQRHSALIPLSHEHKRLLFVCRYLKRDAAPYEGFPLETQARFEYMVKVFQELMVPHIQKEEYLFEKCSGHDPRVDALIAELQAEHRLISGMYSAITESTSLEEDMDKIAVSLEAHIRKEERVFFELVQDVLPHLLENIRWDN
- a CDS encoding DUF2167 domain-containing protein, which produces MRKVFAYCIITCLVVASRAFAGAGEDGLDRYDLLGPEDRLTASFTYLEGKVVLNNGAVLSVPEGYRFLNAVQGRTLVERLWGNPQNPGFLGLLLPKPGSRTANDLFGIEISMDESGYLSQSEARQLNYNILMQKMQQRLAQDNNWRSRRGLNAVTDMHWALPPVYHESDNTLQLARILQLGKNTAVLNYELRMLTRSGALCLTAVAPIGQLEQLQALMPAMGARVHLPIGQRYLDFNPHTDRLAAWTEKMRRMGEILDAHHFFQGLLNTWLFVAVSLLMVLFIYIMQYVHRRREMPKQLFRVDERLN